A portion of the Limosilactobacillus reuteri genome contains these proteins:
- a CDS encoding Fur family transcriptional regulator — protein MAEAEFDRALDHLRENKVRLTPQRKTILNYLINHHTHPSVEMIYDDLKDTVANISMATVYNTLKLFVDYNLVIELKNGDGSTHFDYFGHPHYHVVCDNCGKISDVFDEHFTAITKELTVMTHEKTGYLVTGNNIEVHGICPECQRKLHLNR, from the coding sequence ATGGCAGAAGCAGAATTTGATCGAGCTCTTGACCATCTCCGTGAAAACAAGGTTCGTCTTACTCCCCAGCGGAAAACTATCTTAAATTACTTAATCAATCATCATACTCATCCAAGTGTCGAAATGATTTATGATGACCTTAAAGACACAGTTGCCAATATCAGTATGGCAACTGTTTACAATACTCTAAAACTCTTCGTTGATTATAATCTCGTAATTGAGCTAAAAAATGGAGACGGCAGTACCCACTTTGATTATTTCGGCCACCCGCATTATCATGTCGTCTGCGATAATTGTGGTAAGATTTCTGATGTTTTTGATGAACATTTTACTGCAATCACGAAAGAATTAACGGTTATGACTCATGAAAAGACTGGCTATCTAGTTACAGGAAATAACATCGAAGTCCATGGCATTTGTCCCGAGTGTCAACGTAAATTACATTTGAATCGTTAG
- a CDS encoding amino acid permease, with protein MAEKQEFTRKLKSRHIQLMALGGTIGTGLFLGSGKAIHAAGPAILLAYLITGIICFGIMRALGELLLSDLHYHSFMDAIRDYLGNRVSFVMGWAYWVCWLALAMAEVTAIGLYFQLWFPQVPQWLPGLVTLLILLGLNLMTVSTFGELEFWFALIKILAIVILIAVGVILVLLNFHSASGYLATPANLVNDGGFFATGTKGFMLSFQMVVFAFVGIEMVGVTAAEAENPKVVIPKAINGIPVRIMLFYIGALAVIMCIYPWSKLSPSNSPFVLVFRDIGLPGAASIVNFVVITAAASACNSSLYTTGRMLAELTSTAHRPVIRKISRLSKRSVPATAVIISAIVIGIAAILNLVMPEGVFTFVSSIATTSFLFVWAAIILAHLKYIRKHPQLRTFKMPGAPFTDYIILVFLFIVLIVLCMEKQTLIALILTLAWFAILAVASLTQKKA; from the coding sequence ATGGCAGAAAAACAAGAATTTACACGTAAACTTAAAAGTCGTCATATTCAATTAATGGCACTTGGTGGAACAATTGGGACGGGATTATTTCTCGGATCGGGGAAGGCAATTCACGCTGCTGGTCCAGCAATCCTTTTAGCATATTTAATTACTGGGATTATTTGTTTTGGAATTATGCGGGCCCTGGGAGAGTTGCTTCTTTCCGACTTACATTATCATTCGTTTATGGATGCGATTCGTGATTATCTTGGTAATCGCGTGAGTTTTGTAATGGGCTGGGCTTATTGGGTGTGTTGGCTAGCATTGGCGATGGCCGAAGTTACCGCCATTGGATTATATTTTCAACTATGGTTTCCTCAAGTTCCGCAATGGTTACCTGGATTAGTAACTCTGCTAATTTTACTGGGATTAAATCTAATGACTGTTAGTACGTTTGGTGAGCTCGAATTTTGGTTTGCCCTTATTAAAATTTTGGCAATTGTTATTTTAATTGCTGTTGGTGTCATTTTAGTTTTACTTAATTTTCATTCGGCAAGCGGCTATCTCGCTACTCCTGCTAATTTAGTTAATGATGGGGGCTTTTTTGCTACCGGGACAAAGGGCTTCATGCTTTCTTTTCAAATGGTTGTATTTGCCTTTGTTGGAATTGAAATGGTAGGAGTGACAGCGGCTGAGGCAGAGAATCCTAAAGTTGTTATCCCTAAGGCAATTAATGGCATTCCTGTTCGAATTATGCTTTTTTATATCGGTGCGTTGGCTGTCATTATGTGCATTTATCCGTGGAGTAAACTTTCACCAAGTAATAGTCCGTTTGTCCTTGTTTTCCGTGACATCGGTCTTCCGGGGGCTGCTAGTATCGTTAATTTTGTTGTAATTACTGCTGCGGCTTCTGCTTGTAATAGTTCTCTATATACAACTGGTCGAATGCTGGCTGAGCTAACCTCTACTGCTCACCGGCCTGTTATCCGTAAGATTAGTCGCTTATCTAAACGGTCGGTGCCTGCAACAGCGGTTATTATTTCTGCAATTGTTATTGGAATTGCCGCTATCTTAAACTTAGTAATGCCAGAAGGAGTTTTTACTTTTGTTTCCAGTATTGCTACCACGAGTTTTCTCTTTGTGTGGGCTGCTATCATCTTGGCACATTTAAAATATATTCGTAAACATCCGCAATTGAGGACTTTCAAGATGCCAGGCGCACCTTTTACTGACTATATTATTTTAGTTTTTCTTTTTATTGTGCTAATTGTTTTATGTATGGAGAAACAAACTTTAATTGCTCTTATACTAACTTTAGCTTGGTTTGCAATTCTTGCCGTTGCTTCATTAACACAAAAGAAAGCATAA
- a CDS encoding VanZ family protein: MKTYYIPFFVEGEITLHALVHWIPFFIYFFAGSVLVTHNHLWEKFPNFGQHITIATFFIYLTAIDWLCLTPSMFNFSSTNKLLFYFHGVPFNIIPLQGLSQEFFLNIVMTLPLGVYLYLINHQMPFSRAILYGFFFSLFIECNQFVCDLLFHIGRVADVDDLISNTIGTTIGFAVMIILDQTIFHQVIKQFMLVGGKSDKLNN; the protein is encoded by the coding sequence TTGAAAACTTATTATATACCATTTTTCGTAGAAGGAGAAATCACATTGCACGCATTAGTTCACTGGATCCCATTTTTTATTTATTTCTTTGCAGGATCTGTCCTTGTCACCCATAATCACCTTTGGGAAAAATTCCCTAACTTCGGCCAGCACATTACAATTGCAACCTTTTTTATCTACTTAACTGCAATCGACTGGCTCTGCTTAACTCCTTCAATGTTTAATTTTAGTTCTACTAATAAACTTTTATTTTACTTTCACGGCGTACCATTTAATATCATCCCTCTCCAAGGACTCAGCCAAGAATTTTTCTTAAACATTGTGATGACTTTGCCACTAGGAGTTTATCTTTATTTAATTAATCACCAAATGCCCTTCAGTCGTGCTATTCTCTATGGCTTTTTCTTCAGCTTATTTATCGAGTGTAACCAATTTGTTTGCGACCTTCTTTTCCATATTGGAAGGGTTGCCGATGTGGATGATTTGATTAGCAATACTATCGGAACTACAATTGGTTTTGCGGTAATGATCATACTTGATCAAACGATTTTTCATCAAGTTATTAAACAATTTATGCTAGTGGGTGGAAAATCTGATAAACTGAATAACTGA
- a CDS encoding HdeD family acid-resistance protein, whose product MFEETKKSFDWFSLIVGILFIIAGIASFMRPDKTLHFLAIVAGIAFIFRGIYELWFRQRIGQILGESSGWLIFSAILDIILGIIFLFQPSFGVLFIAIIFAIWFILDSINELLSAKFFKEFHRGYYWFIVILAILSLVLGVILLFSPLLSAITVVWLVSTFLIVFGIMKLIQAF is encoded by the coding sequence ATGTTTGAAGAAACTAAAAAGAGCTTTGACTGGTTTAGCTTAATTGTTGGAATCTTATTTATTATTGCTGGAATTGCATCATTCATGCGGCCAGATAAAACCCTTCACTTCTTAGCCATTGTTGCCGGAATTGCTTTTATTTTCCGCGGAATTTATGAATTATGGTTCCGTCAACGAATTGGTCAGATCTTAGGAGAATCCTCAGGTTGGTTAATTTTTTCTGCAATTTTAGATATTATTTTAGGGATTATTTTCCTTTTTCAACCAAGCTTTGGGGTACTCTTCATTGCTATTATCTTCGCTATCTGGTTTATTCTTGACTCTATCAATGAATTGCTCAGTGCTAAGTTTTTCAAGGAATTCCATCGCGGATACTACTGGTTCATTGTAATTCTGGCAATTTTGAGCTTGGTATTAGGAGTTATTCTTTTATTTAGCCCATTACTTTCCGCTATTACAGTGGTATGGTTAGTTTCAACATTCTTGATTGTTTTCGGAATCATGAAACTTATTCAAGCATTTTAA
- a CDS encoding LytTR family transcriptional regulator — translation MGRTYMAIDLKSFYASVECTEYGLDPLNANLVVADESRTSKTICLAVSPALKKFGVSGRPRLYEVEQRVAYLNNRRAKEMSHQRLSPVVSIYRDELLKSPKLKIGYRIARPRMNFYLEKSAAIYEIYLRYLPPEKIHVYSIDEVMMDITDYLNEYQVSARSLAKEIIQTIKAETQITATAGIGTNLFLAKVAMDIVAKRIPGDEDGVRIAQMNEHTFRRYLWAHQPLTDFWRIGPGYARRLKKLGLHTMGDIARCSLGKLSDPMNEEVLYREFGKNAEIIIDHAWGYESASIKDIKNYHSSDHGVYSGQVLPRPYNFTETRLVIQEMVNSLALQLTKQNLVTDQVALRVAYDVSNISEDYQGPLVTDFYGRQVPKPMHGKADLSLPTSSGTELMEAFMKLYDSGLDRRLTVRKITVIANHLLSPTLARLANYNEQLDLFTDSTKKHKNRSKIQKKDQKLQRLVLNLQNEYGKNAIIRAADLKKGATLLERNSQIGGHQA, via the coding sequence ATGGGGCGAACATATATGGCAATCGATTTAAAATCATTCTATGCCTCGGTCGAATGTACTGAGTATGGGCTTGATCCTTTAAATGCTAACCTCGTAGTTGCCGACGAATCGCGAACTAGTAAGACTATTTGTCTCGCCGTCTCACCAGCTTTGAAAAAATTTGGCGTTTCTGGTCGCCCGCGATTGTATGAGGTGGAACAACGAGTAGCATACTTGAATAATCGTCGTGCCAAAGAAATGTCTCACCAGCGATTATCACCAGTTGTTTCAATTTACCGGGATGAACTATTAAAATCACCGAAACTTAAAATTGGTTATAGGATTGCGCGCCCACGAATGAATTTTTATCTTGAAAAAAGTGCCGCCATCTATGAAATTTATTTACGCTATTTACCACCAGAAAAGATCCACGTTTATTCTATTGATGAGGTAATGATGGATATTACTGATTATCTTAATGAATATCAGGTTAGCGCCCGTTCTTTAGCTAAGGAAATCATCCAAACGATTAAAGCAGAGACACAAATTACTGCAACTGCAGGAATTGGGACCAATCTTTTCTTAGCAAAAGTAGCGATGGATATAGTAGCTAAACGGATTCCGGGAGATGAAGACGGGGTCCGGATTGCACAGATGAATGAACACACTTTTCGCCGTTACCTTTGGGCACACCAGCCACTAACAGACTTTTGGCGAATTGGTCCTGGGTATGCGCGCCGACTAAAAAAGCTGGGTCTTCATACCATGGGAGATATTGCTCGATGTTCATTGGGAAAATTATCTGATCCGATGAATGAGGAAGTATTATACCGCGAATTTGGAAAAAATGCGGAAATTATTATTGACCATGCATGGGGATACGAGTCCGCCTCCATTAAAGATATCAAAAATTATCATTCATCTGATCATGGGGTGTATTCTGGACAGGTGTTGCCTCGGCCTTATAACTTTACAGAAACCCGGTTAGTGATACAAGAGATGGTTAATTCATTGGCTCTCCAGTTAACCAAGCAAAACTTAGTAACTGATCAAGTAGCTTTAAGGGTCGCCTATGATGTTTCTAATATATCGGAGGATTACCAAGGACCATTAGTAACCGACTTCTATGGACGGCAGGTACCCAAGCCGATGCATGGAAAGGCTGATCTTTCCTTACCGACTTCATCTGGTACAGAATTAATGGAGGCATTTATGAAGCTATATGATTCTGGCCTTGACCGGCGATTGACAGTTCGCAAAATTACGGTAATAGCGAACCACCTTCTTTCACCAACGCTTGCTCGATTGGCGAATTATAATGAGCAGTTAGATTTATTTACTGACTCAACAAAAAAACATAAGAATCGTTCCAAAATTCAAAAAAAGGATCAAAAGTTACAAAGGCTTGTTCTTAATTTGCAAAATGAATATGGTAAAAATGCCATTATTCGAGCGGCTGATTTGAAAAAAGGCGCTACTCTTTTAGAAAGGAACAGTCAGATTGGAGGGCACCAAGCATAA
- a CDS encoding Hsp20/alpha crystallin family protein, which yields MANELQNRNNLFDSLMNMRNWMNDDFFSNLTPVADHMKTDVTEDDKNYTVKIDMPGFDKKDIHINYANDILTVTGHRDTLDDDGDKDGNVLHSERRYGQMSRQYRLPDVNKKDIKAQYKNGVLTITLPKMDETDDDENHIDIE from the coding sequence ATGGCTAATGAATTACAAAACCGTAATAATTTATTTGATAGTTTGATGAACATGCGTAACTGGATGAACGATGATTTCTTCTCTAACTTAACTCCGGTTGCTGATCACATGAAGACAGATGTTACAGAAGATGACAAAAATTATACCGTAAAGATTGACATGCCTGGATTTGATAAGAAGGATATTCACATTAATTATGCTAATGATATTTTGACAGTTACTGGTCATCGGGATACCCTTGATGATGATGGTGATAAGGATGGCAATGTTCTGCATTCTGAACGTCGGTATGGCCAAATGAGTCGGCAATATCGTTTGCCAGATGTAAATAAGAAGGATATCAAAGCTCAATACAAGAATGGTGTTTTGACAATTACTCTTCCTAAGATGGATGAGACTGATGACGATGAAAATCATATTGATATTGAATAA
- a CDS encoding aldo/keto reductase — translation MKKVTINNVSMPAIGIGTWNMGNSLVNRSTEIKAIQTAIDAGAQAIDTAEMYGDGRSEALVAEAIKPYSREKLFLIDKVLPSNASKTKLEHSLDQSLAAVGTDYFDLYLLHWRGGIPLAETVNELERVKKAGKIKAWGVSNFDVSDLEELWRLKKGTDCVANEDLYNLDSRGIEFDLLPLMKQHQLPLIAYSPLVQGDSLSGKLTENPLLKEIAANHHVTVSQIMLAWVLRIGNVLAIPKSSSPKHAEENVAAGNIELSDDELLALQKEFPSPNKKVPLAVI, via the coding sequence ATGAAAAAAGTCACAATCAATAATGTTTCAATGCCTGCAATTGGAATCGGAACATGGAATATGGGAAATTCTCTCGTCAATCGGTCCACAGAAATTAAAGCCATTCAAACTGCAATTGACGCTGGTGCACAAGCTATTGATACTGCGGAAATGTATGGCGATGGTCGTTCCGAAGCGCTTGTCGCTGAGGCCATCAAACCATATAGTCGGGAAAAGCTATTCTTAATTGATAAAGTTCTTCCTTCAAATGCCAGCAAGACAAAACTTGAGCATAGTTTAGACCAAAGTTTAGCTGCCGTAGGAACAGACTATTTTGACCTTTACCTTTTACACTGGCGAGGTGGGATTCCGTTAGCAGAAACAGTCAACGAATTAGAGAGAGTTAAAAAGGCAGGAAAGATTAAAGCATGGGGAGTCTCAAACTTCGATGTCAGTGATCTTGAAGAATTATGGCGCCTAAAAAAAGGCACTGATTGTGTTGCCAACGAAGATCTCTATAATCTCGATAGTCGCGGAATTGAATTTGACCTCCTTCCCTTAATGAAACAACATCAGCTTCCATTAATAGCCTACTCTCCCCTTGTACAAGGAGACAGTTTATCGGGAAAGTTAACCGAGAATCCGCTACTAAAAGAAATTGCCGCAAACCACCATGTGACCGTTAGTCAGATCATGCTTGCATGGGTCTTAAGAATTGGAAATGTCCTTGCTATTCCAAAGAGCAGCAGCCCAAAACATGCTGAAGAAAATGTTGCAGCTGGTAACATTGAACTAAGTGATGATGAGTTACTTGCTTTACAAAAAGAGTTCCCATCACCAAATAAAAAAGTACCCCTCGCAGTAATTTAA
- the preA gene encoding NAD-dependent dihydropyrimidine dehydrogenase subunit PreA: MIKKDLSVDFLGVHFENPFCLSSSPVGNCYEMCKNAYDAGWGGIVYKTLSPTHFKIDEVSPRFNELAKEDMHFVAFKNMEQLSEHPLEQDLADMRRLKEEYPNKVLIASIMGETLEDWTNLAKLVTEAGADMIELNFSCPQMTSHTMGSDVGTNPELCKKNCEAVKRGTNLPVLAKMTPNITTMVPVVKACLGGGADGFSAINTVKSIVDVDLKKKVGLPNIDGKSSVSGLSGKAVKPIALRFLQQLRSAAGLEQLPISGIGGIETWEDAAEFILLGATTLQVTTAIMEYGYRIIDDLTNGLMHYMEEQHVDHLQDLVGLANKNIIPTNQLDRNYKVYPKIDWNKCIGCGRCFISCQDGAHQALTWDDEKRQPVFDKSKCVGCQLCALVCPVGAIKLGLVEIKPGHKGNPAEIDVGSQRLHRYHPVKANQEN; the protein is encoded by the coding sequence ATGATTAAAAAAGATTTATCTGTAGACTTTTTAGGCGTTCATTTTGAAAATCCATTTTGCTTGTCGTCCTCACCTGTTGGGAACTGTTACGAAATGTGTAAGAATGCATATGATGCTGGTTGGGGCGGTATCGTATATAAGACTTTATCACCAACACACTTTAAGATTGATGAAGTTTCTCCCCGGTTCAACGAATTAGCCAAGGAAGACATGCATTTTGTTGCCTTTAAGAATATGGAACAATTATCAGAACACCCCTTGGAGCAGGACTTGGCTGATATGCGACGGTTAAAAGAAGAATATCCCAATAAAGTCTTGATTGCTTCAATTATGGGTGAGACATTGGAAGATTGGACCAACCTGGCTAAGTTAGTAACTGAGGCAGGGGCTGATATGATTGAATTGAACTTCTCTTGTCCACAGATGACTTCTCATACCATGGGTTCAGATGTAGGAACTAATCCAGAATTATGTAAGAAGAATTGTGAAGCTGTTAAACGCGGGACTAACCTTCCAGTTCTTGCGAAGATGACACCAAATATTACGACGATGGTTCCGGTTGTTAAGGCATGTCTAGGAGGAGGGGCAGATGGCTTCTCCGCAATCAATACTGTTAAATCAATTGTTGATGTTGATCTAAAGAAGAAGGTTGGTTTACCAAATATTGATGGTAAATCTTCTGTTTCTGGATTATCTGGGAAAGCCGTTAAGCCAATTGCTTTACGTTTCTTACAACAATTACGGTCAGCAGCAGGCCTTGAACAACTACCGATTTCTGGAATTGGGGGAATTGAGACCTGGGAAGATGCTGCTGAATTTATTCTTTTGGGTGCTACTACTCTCCAAGTTACAACTGCGATCATGGAATATGGGTATCGGATCATTGATGACCTTACTAATGGTTTAATGCATTACATGGAAGAACAGCATGTAGACCACCTTCAAGATCTTGTCGGCTTAGCTAATAAGAATATTATTCCTACTAACCAGCTTGACCGAAATTACAAGGTTTATCCTAAGATTGATTGGAATAAGTGTATCGGTTGTGGCCGTTGTTTTATCTCATGTCAAGATGGTGCCCACCAAGCTTTAACTTGGGATGATGAAAAACGGCAACCAGTTTTTGATAAGAGTAAGTGTGTCGGTTGTCAACTTTGTGCACTTGTTTGTCCTGTGGGGGCTATTAAGTTAGGCCTTGTTGAGATTAAGCCGGGTCACAAAGGTAATCCAGCAGAAATCGATGTAGGATCTCAACGTCTTCATCGCTATCACCCGGTAAAGGCTAATCAAGAAAATTAA
- a CDS encoding exodeoxyribonuclease III, which translates to MKFISWSVNGLKSAINHGFVEDFKRQDADFFCLQRTRLDKGEEPIQIPDYYQYWNYAEKKGYSGTAIFTKYKPENVIYGMNNSIFDKEGRLITLEYPNFYLIDVYVPVSGEKLQHLDYRLDWDRAFLDYVTNLQSSKPVIIGGDMSVAYQPIDLAEPTEDHHKAGFTKQERADFGKLLNAGLTDTFRYLHPNLHGAYTWWSYRYDARERNVGWRLDYFLVSDVWKERIEEAKILSDVKGSSHCPIELVANVEV; encoded by the coding sequence ATGAAATTTATTTCTTGGAGTGTCAATGGCTTGAAGTCAGCCATTAATCATGGATTTGTCGAAGATTTTAAGCGCCAAGATGCTGACTTCTTCTGTCTACAACGTACACGATTGGATAAAGGCGAAGAACCGATTCAAATTCCTGATTATTACCAATACTGGAATTATGCGGAAAAGAAGGGTTATTCTGGTACCGCCATTTTCACTAAATATAAGCCAGAAAACGTTATATACGGAATGAATAATTCAATTTTTGATAAAGAAGGGCGACTAATCACGCTCGAATATCCAAACTTCTATTTGATTGATGTATACGTCCCAGTTTCAGGTGAAAAGCTGCAACATCTTGATTATCGTCTCGACTGGGATCGCGCTTTCCTTGATTATGTTACTAATTTGCAAAGTAGTAAGCCAGTAATCATTGGCGGTGATATGAGCGTTGCCTATCAACCAATTGACCTAGCAGAGCCGACAGAAGATCATCATAAAGCCGGCTTTACAAAACAAGAACGAGCTGATTTTGGTAAATTACTTAATGCTGGCTTGACGGATACTTTCCGTTATCTCCACCCTAATTTGCATGGTGCATATACCTGGTGGAGTTATCGTTATGACGCACGGGAACGAAATGTAGGTTGGCGTCTCGACTACTTCTTAGTTTCTGATGTATGGAAAGAACGAATTGAAGAAGCCAAGATTCTTTCAGATGTCAAAGGTTCAAGTCACTGTCCAATTGAACTTGTTGCTAATGTTGAAGTATAA
- a CDS encoding LysM peptidoglycan-binding domain-containing protein: MKLSKKVAKITAAITGAVALGTVATATTANADSIYTVQAGDTLSGISYKLGHDLTFVDTLANNNNIADKNLIYVGQQLVIKDDGEVAPATQEEVATLPAANVAPQADTQATTAENQAQQNQQVQSNQEAPVAQQQVQTPQTQNVQQQSSAQASTGYNSNVAGNDAAAKAWIAARESCGSYSARNGQYIGKYQLSASYLNGDYSEANQERVADQYVASRYGSWSAAQSFWQSHGWY; this comes from the coding sequence ATGAAGTTATCTAAGAAAGTAGCCAAGATTACAGCAGCGATTACTGGTGCAGTTGCATTAGGAACAGTAGCTACTGCAACGACTGCAAACGCCGACAGTATTTACACGGTGCAAGCAGGTGACACCCTTTCTGGGATCTCTTACAAATTAGGTCACGATCTAACTTTTGTAGATACATTAGCAAACAACAATAATATTGCTGATAAGAACTTGATTTACGTTGGTCAACAATTAGTAATCAAGGATGATGGTGAAGTTGCACCAGCTACTCAAGAAGAAGTTGCTACTTTACCAGCCGCAAATGTTGCACCACAAGCAGATACACAAGCTACAACTGCTGAAAATCAAGCACAACAAAACCAACAAGTACAATCAAACCAAGAAGCACCAGTTGCTCAACAACAAGTACAAACTCCACAAACACAAAATGTACAACAACAATCTAGTGCTCAAGCATCAACTGGCTATAACTCAAATGTAGCTGGAAATGATGCTGCTGCCAAGGCTTGGATCGCAGCTCGCGAATCATGTGGTAGCTACAGTGCACGGAATGGTCAATATATTGGTAAATACCAATTGTCAGCATCATACTTAAATGGTGACTACTCAGAAGCTAACCAAGAACGAGTAGCTGATCAATACGTAGCTAGCCGTTACGGTTCATGGAGTGCTGCTCAATCATTCTGGCAATCACACGGTTGGTACTAA
- a CDS encoding phosphoenolpyruvate carboxykinase, whose translation MSKESQIIDTKSLYVNPDRGVATLNYSQNYFTDIPSLINSDEVKEIVRLYLASRNPDNDDDAFDNATVNKFVDILKKVLFDDDSVFDEYDPKDILESVEELYSYYRSLLRVSVINLSDNKIIGNEFRTIDTQFNDLVRKAYRILEEKLQGFENRTYRQVNAATNATILVQQQDWKIPAGYEELKDIDFINTVMLRPPMMMHTKSNKREGVFSEVKDNPIERFRGERGKWYCYPAKIGESLAFIYFNVDYLVNGIALSNLFEIASPDEIKGQKPDMILLFGLKETEGMVSHYYRDEKNDLWVGEVPYTDKTTYFGYMKKMCLTLHNLHQIYNGRLPIHGSMLKIKFTNGKEKNVVFFGDSGAGKSESIEALQELADDKIVSMETIFDDMGSFTLTDGEPGVYAQGTETGAFVRLDDLSSAVAFNNMDRGVYLNPEQKNARVIIPADTYENVIKHHHIDMWLYANNYSDEVGIHRFDTKEEAEKVFIAGQRKALGTTDEVGMSKTFFANPFGPVQEPELTKPIIDKVFTKLFDQGVYVGEIFTHLGNDKSKDALKESAQELLDVLMNN comes from the coding sequence ATGTCAAAAGAGAGTCAGATTATTGATACAAAATCATTATATGTAAATCCTGACCGCGGTGTTGCAACGTTAAACTATAGTCAAAATTACTTTACTGATATTCCTTCATTAATTAATAGTGATGAAGTAAAGGAAATTGTCCGTTTATATTTAGCTTCACGTAACCCTGATAATGATGATGATGCTTTTGATAATGCCACTGTTAATAAGTTTGTTGATATCTTAAAGAAAGTTCTTTTTGATGATGATAGTGTATTTGATGAATATGACCCTAAAGATATTCTTGAGAGTGTTGAAGAATTATACTCATACTATCGTTCACTATTACGGGTATCGGTAATTAATCTTAGTGATAATAAGATTATCGGTAACGAGTTCCGGACTATTGATACTCAATTCAACGACTTAGTGCGTAAAGCATACCGGATCCTCGAAGAAAAGCTCCAAGGTTTTGAAAACCGGACTTATCGACAAGTTAATGCGGCAACTAACGCAACAATTTTAGTTCAACAACAAGATTGGAAAATTCCAGCTGGTTATGAAGAATTAAAGGATATTGATTTTATTAATACCGTGATGCTTCGTCCACCAATGATGATGCACACTAAGAGTAACAAACGGGAAGGGGTCTTTTCTGAAGTAAAAGATAACCCGATCGAACGTTTCCGTGGTGAACGTGGTAAGTGGTATTGTTACCCAGCAAAGATTGGTGAAAGTTTAGCCTTTATTTACTTCAATGTTGATTACTTGGTAAACGGAATTGCTCTTTCAAACTTATTTGAAATTGCATCCCCTGATGAGATTAAGGGGCAAAAACCTGATATGATTCTTCTTTTCGGTCTAAAAGAAACAGAAGGCATGGTTTCTCATTACTATCGTGACGAAAAGAATGATTTGTGGGTTGGTGAAGTACCTTACACAGATAAGACTACTTACTTTGGTTACATGAAGAAGATGTGCTTGACGCTCCATAACCTTCATCAAATTTACAATGGTCGCCTGCCAATTCACGGGTCCATGTTGAAGATTAAATTTACTAATGGTAAAGAAAAGAATGTTGTTTTCTTCGGTGATTCAGGTGCCGGAAAGTCAGAATCAATTGAAGCATTGCAAGAATTAGCTGACGATAAGATTGTCAGCATGGAGACAATCTTTGATGACATGGGAAGCTTTACCCTTACTGATGGTGAACCAGGGGTATATGCTCAAGGAACAGAAACTGGTGCCTTTGTTCGTCTTGATGATTTGAGTAGTGCCGTGGCCTTCAATAACATGGACCGTGGTGTTTACCTTAATCCTGAACAAAAGAATGCTCGGGTTATTATTCCTGCTGATACCTACGAAAATGTAATCAAACATCACCATATTGATATGTGGCTATACGCTAACAATTACAGTGATGAAGTTGGTATTCATCGTTTTGATACAAAGGAAGAGGCAGAAAAAGTATTTATTGCTGGACAACGGAAGGCCCTTGGAACAACTGATGAAGTTGGAATGAGCAAGACATTCTTTGCTAACCCATTTGGCCCAGTTCAAGAACCAGAATTAACTAAGCCGATTATTGACAAGGTCTTTACAAAGCTATTTGACCAAGGTGTATACGTTGGAGAAATCTTTACTCACCTTGGTAATGACAAGTCAAAGGATGCTTTGAAAGAATCAGCTCAAGAATTGCTTGATGTTTTGATGAATAATTAA